Genomic DNA from Carassius gibelio isolate Cgi1373 ecotype wild population from Czech Republic chromosome B14, carGib1.2-hapl.c, whole genome shotgun sequence:
ttacatatgtaCTCAtctatacatttctttatttgtacCTTTCTGTGTGCAGCATGGAAATGAGGGAGGTGGTGCTTGCATCGCTCCAGTGCACTGAGAACTCCCTTATAGAAGCATTTATAAGACATGTAAGAAAACCATGAAAACACCCCCTGGTGGAAGCATGGCTGAATCTCTCTTTCTGCTTTTATTTTCAAGGCTTCAAGCTTGAGGAAACCCAGCGCCACCACGAACCAGCGGAAGAGAGCAGGTCCCAAACCAGACCTGACAGAGGAACAGAGGCAGGAGATCAAAGAAGCTTTCGATCTGTTTGACACAGACGGGTCTGGAAACATAGATGTAAAGGAACTGAAGGTAAAAAGGGTTTGAGACCTGTAGCCATAATGTTATATTGGTTAAAGGCCCGGAGACAGCATCAAAACTAAATCTAGGAATGACTTGATTGTAAAATCCCATCTGAGTGACTAATCTTATTCCTTACATAATGCCAACAATGAATTTGCTAAACATATAATGAGTAATTGTCATCAACaggaatttaaatagacttttattatttttatttttattagtcttATTAATTCTAACACTAGTGAGAATGATTTATTAACCACAAAAGGTATCTACATATATTCTTCATATATgcatttaaaggaaaagttcacttaAAAgtgagagtttgtttcttcatgggaacacatttgctcatcagtggatcctctgaagtgaatggggtGCCATGAGATTGAGAGTCTAAActgctgataaacacatcacaataatccacaagtcatCGGAAGGACTCAGAAAATACTGTGCACAGCTAAAATTATTTATGtatcataatttaaaaagaaaatgtataaaatctgGCAAATGATATATGAGCACCACTTGTTTATTTGCCTGTATTGTTTCACCTCAAGAgtaaatggtttaaaaatgttaataatgtgaattcattcaaatatgtgtccaatatgtgtatatatactaaCAGAGTAAGTGACTTGTTGCCATAGGTTGCAATGCGTGCTCTGGGGTTTGAGCCGAAGAAAGAAGAGATAAAAAAGATGATCGCTGATATTGATAAAGAAGGATCAGGTGTAATCAGCTTTAATGATTTCCTTTCTATGATGACACAGAAAATGGTAAGTCTGCGAGCTGAATTATAATATAACCAATCAGACAACTATCTGGCCACAGTTGCAAACCTCAGGTGTCTACGTGGAAAATGACATCAGTAAAACACCCCGAAAAGAAACACATCAAGGTGATAGGATCTTCCTTTTAAGTGGTGTTATTAGACAGTGAAGCCTTGAGAGAGTTGTTTGCGGTTGCCAAGCAAAGTCTGTTTTTACAAAAGCTCAAAagtggctcatccaatcagaattcaAACTAACCATTTCATTAAGTCTTTTGTTTTAACTTATGCATTCCATAAAATAGTTTTTGCACTGATGCTTTTTAATTTGTATGAATAATCAGAATGTTGATTTGATTCATTTCCCAGCAAAAATTTAAATCTTGACCATTGTATACATTACAATAGtgtcttatttttaataaatgtaaacacaatcaaGTGAGTGATTGTAACCTACcttttatttgtaaacatttcaataaattatCCAACAATAAGCTTAACCACATGGTGATGTAGTTCATAGTCTGTCCACAGTGCACATCCAGCTTTAGCCAGTCGGATTAAATACAGCACTGAATAACACATTTCTATGGACAAAATGCATCTAAAAATAGTAGAAAAAGAAAGAGCAGCTTTAGGAAAAGTATGTGATCCAAGCTGCCCATGTGTTCCTGCAGGACATTACTATGATTTTATTTGTCTTAATtatcttaattattaaaaattttgatCTAGAGATTTAAACTATATAGCCTACAGTGATTaacaaatttattaataaatctgCACTGTTAATctttattaattcttttttttacaaaaacctaTGCTTTTATTGAAAGCAATTGAAagcaatttttatttacaattgaaAATGTGGGGAAAatctcattatgaaataaatgcttttctcaaCAAACAAGTTgcccacaattattggcacccctagaattCCTAGAGTAAAATATCCTCTAAAGTATATTCCTATTCATATTAACACATTTCAAGCAcactaaagccctattcggacgggactagttttacagggggtcgttagagaaatatGTGTTTCACAGCGTAATTGGTGTTTTTTGACATCCACATCCATCCTccctattttcacatttttttacttCAATGAAATTGTGACTTCggttagatttttttatgaaagatcaaAACGATTAAGaatacagatttattttcacaggcttctttaatcatatttacaatgTCAGTGATTCTTGCcactactgtatatacagtataaatataaaatagattttattaattttatttcagttttactattagtaattttagtataTCAGGATCAACTGAATTAagattagaaatgttgtcttggcaagCTAgctgaattttatattttatatatatatatacacacagtgggtacggaaagtattcagacccccttacatttttcactctttgttatattgcagccatttgctaaaagcatttaagttcatttttttccccattaatgtacacacaaaacaaatacagaatttttgacatttttgcagatttattaaaaaagaaaaacttaaatatcacatggtcctaagtattcagacccttcgctgtgacactcatatatttaactcaggtgctgttcatttcttctgatcattcttgagatggttctacaccttcatttgagtccagctgtgtttgattatactgattggacttgattaggaaagccacacacctgtctatataagacctcacagctcacagtgcatgtcagagcacaTGAGACTCATGAGGTCAAAGGagctgcctgaagagctcagagacagaactgTGGCAAGACACAGATCTGGCCGAGGTTACAGAAacatttctgctgcacttaaggttcctaagagcacagtggcctccataatccttaaaagGAAGATGTTTGAgacgaccagaacccttcctagagctggccgtccagccaaactgagctattggagaagagccttggtgagagaagTAAAGATccctgtggctgagctccagagatgcagtcaggaggtgggagaaagttgtagaccATCACTGCAGTcctccaccagtcggggctttatggcagagtggcccgacagaac
This window encodes:
- the cetn4 gene encoding uncharacterized protein cetn4, which produces MASSLRKPSATTNQRKRAGPKPDLTEEQRQEIKEAFDLFDTDGSGNIDVKELKVAMRALGFEPKKEEIKKMIADIDKEGSGVISFNDFLSMMTQKMSEKDSKEEILKAFRLFDDDCTGKISFKNLKRVAKELGENLTDEELQEMIDEADRDGDGEINEQEFLRIMKKTSLY